A genomic segment from Chitinophagaceae bacterium encodes:
- a CDS encoding NADH-quinone oxidoreductase subunit B, which produces MERPVQYNNTVKFAGIPEGYMGEGFMATSFEKVVGLARKNSIWPLPFATSCCGIEFMATMGSHYDLARFGSERVGFSPRQCDLLMVMGTIAKKMGPVLRQVYIQMAEPRWVMAVGACASSGGIFDSYSVLQGIDQIIPVDVYVPGCAPRPEAILDGLLKIQDLVHNESLRRRNSDHYKQLLAGYGIQ; this is translated from the coding sequence ATGGAACGCCCGGTTCAATATAACAATACCGTAAAATTTGCAGGCATACCGGAAGGATACATGGGCGAAGGTTTTATGGCAACCAGCTTTGAAAAAGTGGTAGGCCTTGCCCGCAAAAATTCAATTTGGCCCTTGCCTTTTGCCACCAGTTGCTGCGGTATAGAATTTATGGCCACCATGGGCAGTCATTATGATTTGGCACGCTTTGGTTCCGAAAGGGTAGGTTTTAGTCCACGGCAATGCGATCTGTTAATGGTAATGGGTACCATCGCAAAAAAAATGGGGCCGGTATTAAGGCAGGTGTATATTCAAATGGCGGAACCCCGGTGGGTAATGGCTGTGGGTGCATGTGCCAGCAGTGGAGGTATTTTCGATTCTTATTCCGTTTTGCAGGGTATAGATCAAATTATTCCAGTAGATGTTTATGTACCCGGTTGTGCACCAAGGCCCGAAGCTATATTAGATGGGCTTTTAAAAATACAGGATTTGGTACATAACGAAAGTTTGCGCC
- the ndhC gene encoding NADH-quinone oxidoreductase subunit A produces the protein MEFYLLQANELNSAYNYFPIALQLIFGAGLVATMIIGSSLLGPKRKTAEKLQNFESGIEIKGNARQPFAIKYFLVAILFVLFDVEVIFFYPYAVNFRELGWEGFIAVTLFVSLFLSGFIYITKKGALKWED, from the coding sequence ATGGAATTTTATTTATTACAAGCCAACGAGTTAAATAGCGCCTATAACTACTTCCCTATAGCCCTGCAATTAATTTTTGGCGCAGGGTTGGTAGCAACAATGATAATTGGGTCAAGCCTTTTGGGCCCAAAAAGAAAAACGGCAGAAAAATTGCAAAATTTTGAAAGTGGCATAGAAATAAAAGGAAATGCCCGCCAACCCTTTGCCATAAAATATTTTTTGGTGGCTATCTTATTTGTGCTATTTGATGTGGAAGTAATTTTCTTCTATCCTTATGCCGTAAACTTCAGGGAATTAGGATGGGAAGGATTTATAGCCGTAACTTTATTTGTTTCGCTTTTTTTATCAGGGTTTATATATATCACTAAAAAAGGCGCTTTAAAGTGGGAAGATTAA